DNA from Anthonomus grandis grandis unplaced genomic scaffold, icAntGran1.3 ctg00001038.1, whole genome shotgun sequence:
GTTAAAGCATTCTAAACATAAATTTGGTTCATTAGGACAAGATTGGCAATAGGTTCTCactttttttaggtttcttGTGAGCTTCCATCCACTTTCTGACTTTACCTTTTCGTAACATTTGGTACATGGTCGCCTCTTGTACGGAAGAGTTCCAATTTCGTGTCGTTTTCGGATTCTTTGTGTGTCAGGTTCAACATTATTATCAGAAAGGATTCACGTAACTTGTAGGTTATCCGTTTGCAAAAGTCAACAATTGGCATATTTTCTTTCGTCACCTGTTTGTATATTATCCAAGCGTTTACTAAAGcagtattcaaaattattttaaacgcAAATTTGCGGTACCACTTCAACGATTTCCTTAGTGGTGATTGATATGCTGTCAATTGATCAGACAAGTCAGCGGCAGATTTTCCAGCGTTGTATTCTACAACCATTTGTGgcttatgtttaaaatttccCATGCGATTTTGCGTGAATACCATGGAGTCTGAATGTTTTGTGGACAATAAAAGGACATCGCGCTTGTCACGCCATTTTAGAACAGATATGCCTTGTGCATTTTCTCTAATGAGGTGTTCACCAATCTTCAGTTTTTTGTCAACGACTTCCCTAGGTAAACCCttacgtttttttttgagtgTACCTAGAAGGTGTGTTTCCTTCTCTAATAGTTTAGAAGCCAGCTCCACATTAGTGTACCAGTTGTCGGTGACAACAGTTCGGACGCAGTTTAAAATTGG
Protein-coding regions in this window:
- the LOC126750017 gene encoding piggyBac transposable element-derived protein 4-like: MQIYAGKNLELTKTTPTNVVMNPCQPILNCVRTVVTDNWYTNVELASKLLEKETHLLGTLKKKRKGLPREVVDKKLKIGEHLIRENAQGISVLKWRDKRDVLLLSTKHSDSMVFTQNRMGNFKHKPQMVVEYNAGKSAADLSDQLTAYQSPLRKSLKWYRKFAFKIILNTALVNAWIIYKQVTKENMPIVDFCKRITYKLRESFLIIMLNLTHKESENDTKLELFRTRGDHVPNVTKRRRNGLNFPMMNRHLRPEEY